The genome window GGTTTCGGAAGGGAATATTTCTTTGAGGCATCCAGTCCCCGGAAGATCTGCGGCAAGTATATCTATATCTACTCCCGCCGGGTGAATGAACCCGTGCCGGAACTGGGTATCTATGAAGACTGCAACGGCTTCCTGTCCTACATGTGGAGTGACTGGCCCCTGGGCGGCTGGCAGTGGGGCGGGGATATCAGCTTTAACGGCGGTGAGATCCTGAAGGACGCGGAGGGCAAGGGCACCATGACTTTTCGCTGGGGCAACAACCATGGCTCCGTCATGGAAGTGAACGGTCAGTGGTATGTGTTCTATCACCGCCAGTCCGGGCAGGATGAGTTCTCACGCCAGGCAATGCTGGAACCCGTGGATGTGGTGCAGGGAAAAGACGGCAAGGTCTGGATTGGTAAGGTGGACTTCCTGGACGGGGAACCGGTTGCTTCCAGGCCGGTGGAGATGACGTCCCAGGGACCGCATCTGAACGGTATTGATGCCCGGAAATGGATCTCCGCAGGATATGCCTGCCACCTGTACGGCGGCAAGGAAACGGCCTGGATAGAGCCGGTGTATGAGCAGCGGGAAGATGTATCCGCCAGGGTGATGGACATTACAGACGGCCTGACAGTGGGCTTCCGCTATCTGCAGTTCGGACTGAACACCCCAAGGACGATTACTGTGGTGATGAAGACGGAAGGGGCAGGGAAGGTCCATGTCCGGCTGGATACACCCGGCGGACAGGAAATCGCCCTGCTGGAGGCGCAGGACGGGGAAGTGACCGTTCCGCTGCTGGGCGGCGTGACCGGCAAACACGCTGTGTATTTCGTTTTTGAAATCGTGGGAGGAAAAGCGGAAATGGACCGCTTCACCTTTGATGACTGACCTTCCCGGCTTGTCAAAAAACGGGCGGTATGCTATAATTCGCCCGTTGCCGTGGAGCGGTATCGAAGTGGTCATAACGGGGCTGACTCGAAATCAGTTTGTCGGTTTACCGGCACGTGGGTTCGAATCCCACCCGCTCCGCCAAAAATGAAACACCCCTAGCGGGGTGTTTTCGTTTTTGGCGAAATGAGCGGGTGGGATTCGGACCCACGTGCCCACGTGGCAAACGAGCCGAATGTCAGCACAGTGTGCTGTCCGGTGAAGCCGGAAATGAGGCGAGTTTGTTAGCGCGAAAGGGAGAATGAGGCCCGCTCCAAGGGTTTCAGGCGACCATTGAGCGAACGGTATCGAATCCCACCCGCTCCGCTTTGTTATTTAAAGGCCGAACCTCAAAGGGTTCGGTTTATCATATATTACAGTCAACGTATTTCATTTATTTCGTGAAACCATATCATTACTCTGATCAGTCAACATCTCTATTCCTGCAAGGTACATTTTCCGTCAATTGAATCTTGTATCCAGTAAGGAACGTACCTCCTCAATCGCGCGAACCGCCAGTTCAACAGAACGATCAAGGAATGAAGCACATTCTTCTCTTGAGAAACCAACAAAGGGGTATTTCCCTTCTTCCAATGTTGGCATGTAATACATCATCCTGATTTTGGCAGGGATAGCGCCTTTTGGAAGATAATCAATATAGTCCGGAAAGGTTTTTAAATCCCGGATTTCAGTGAAATAACCGGAGTCTGGATGCTCATCCAGGTATTCTCTTTCAACAACGTAAAAATCTTTCATGCGGTCCTTGCGGTCTGGAAAGAGTTTCTTGAAGTTGTCCCAGGTTTCCTCCATACCGGAAGACTGCTCACGAAGTTCATCAAATGCCTTTGCGGTATTTCCATACAGGCGGCTTCCACACACATTTCTGTCAGCCTGGAGCGGCTTTCAGTACCTTTTGACTGTGATTTACAGAACACGAGGGCACATGTTGCCAACAATGTTGAGACTGCAATGATCCAGATTGTATCGTTAAACAGTTTCTCAAAATGAAACGGATGATCTCCCATAAGCAGCCAGATAATGATTGCGGGTATGATTGCTGAAAACATGGGGGAGAACATCAGCAGGTTCTTTTTGTTTCTTAGTTTCACAGACAGGAACATGTTAATGGCAAACCATATTCCGCTAAGTAAAAAACCTATGATAAAAATGACTGGATACAGCATTGGCGTACTCCTTTGGATTCCGGAAAACTGATTTGCTGCCAGAATATCGAAACAGGAAAATTCTATCAGATGAATACTCATCACGTCAAAAATACATCACGGATGAAGCTGCAGGGACATAAAAACTGGAATGTGTTTTATTATCTTCTGAGACGGAGTGCTACATGTGCCTAAAAAAATCAATGTCTCTTGTCTGCTCGTACTCTATAGCATCCAGGTGTTTTTGAATCTTAGTATCATCAGTGCCGGCCTCTTTTAATTCGACCGAGGCGTTCCACCACAAAGGCCGTATACATTTATAAAGCAGAGGAGCTGCTTCCTTTTCCAAATCAGAAAACGAATATACCTTCTTTGCGATATCCAAAGCATGAAGCACACGCTTAAGAAAAGTTTCTTCTTCCTCCAATTTTTCGTAGGTTTCGGAAGTGGAAACATAAGGAGCCTGGCGGACTATATAGTTTATGTAAACTTCTCTTCCGCCTATATTAAAATCATAAACTCCCTTGAATATACCGTCTTCATCCAATAAAACATTGGTATAGTTTATATCAGCCTGAAACACTGATGTCGGCAATTTGTGATAGATTTTTTCGAGTTCCCGTCTTGCTTTAAGCCAGTTATTCCATATTCGTTTAACCCTGTCCGAGTACTTCTCCGGCAGAGTCTTCGCTATTGCCAGCCACTTTTTAGCATCTGCCGTCGTTTCGTCACATTCATCAGCAGGATCAAACACTTCGAACATACAATAAGCCGATGGAAGATCCGTATAATCAAAATGGCAAGACGCTACTTTAGCATCCATGATCATGGCGTCCTCCAAAAATGTATACCATCCGTCCTTAACAAGCTCAGTATCTGGAAACTTGTCGCTTATCAATTCTTCTGCAGATCTGTATTTTGAAAACTCCTCACCCCATGCTATACAGGTTCTGCCTTTATACATAATGGTCGGAAAAGTTCCGTCCAAAGCGCGAATATACTGCGGGCAGTAATAACCGAGGTCACGGTATTCTTTAGCAATCCTTTCCCATAGGACAAGATGTTTTTCGTCAGTAAAACCATTTGAGGAAAGCTTGACCACAATCTTTTCATTTCCAAGATCCACGAGCAAAGCTTCTCTGAAATCATCGTCTCCGTGGCTGGTGTTTTTAGTCTCTATATTTTGAGGGATGCTTTTAGTAAAAAGCCCCACCACATCATTTACATCCATCTGCTTTTACCCGTCATT of Aristaeella lactis contains these proteins:
- a CDS encoding family 43 glycosylhydrolase, which gives rise to MKKAFVRGANPYMPLWEHVPDGEPRVFTHNGETRVYVYGSHDTERTQYCGTDYVVWSAPVTDLTDWKCHGVCYRAEDNSILYAPDVVQKENTYYMYAAEQKGSRIVVAKSDKPWGPFTDPVLTELGFDPGILVDDDGQVYAYWGFCKSYCAQLNEDMATIKPGTLRENPIPHCRAPWAPDDDGFGREYFFEASSPRKICGKYIYIYSRRVNEPVPELGIYEDCNGFLSYMWSDWPLGGWQWGGDISFNGGEILKDAEGKGTMTFRWGNNHGSVMEVNGQWYVFYHRQSGQDEFSRQAMLEPVDVVQGKDGKVWIGKVDFLDGEPVASRPVEMTSQGPHLNGIDARKWISAGYACHLYGGKETAWIEPVYEQREDVSARVMDITDGLTVGFRYLQFGLNTPRTITVVMKTEGAGKVHVRLDTPGGQEIALLEAQDGEVTVPLLGGVTGKHAVYFVFEIVGGKAEMDRFTFDD